The proteins below come from a single Mus musculus strain C57BL/6J chromosome 5, GRCm38.p6 C57BL/6J genomic window:
- the Rpl37rt gene encoding 60S ribosomal protein L37 yields the protein MTKGTSSFGKRRNKTHTLCRRCGSKAYHLQKSTCGKCGYPAKRKRKYNWSAKAKRRNTTGTGRMRHLKIVYRRFRHGFREGTTPKPKRAAVAASSSS from the coding sequence ATGACGAAGGGAACGTCATCCTTTGGTAAGCGTCGCAACAAGACGCACACGCTGTGCCGCCGCTGTGGCTCCAAGGCCTACCACCTTCAGAAGTCGACTTGTGGCAAGTGTGGCTACCCTGCCAAGCGCAAGAGGAAGTATAACTGGAGTGCCAAGGCTAAGAGACGAAACACTACCGGGACTGGTCGGATGAGGCACCTAAAGATTGTCTACCGCAGATTCAGACATGGATTCCGTGAGGGAACAACACCGAAACCCAAGAGGGCAGCTGTCGCAGCATCCAGTTCTTCTTAA
- the Acads gene encoding short-chain specific acyl-CoA dehydrogenase, mitochondrial precursor produces the protein MAAALLARARGPLRRALGVRDWRRLHTVYQSVELPETHQMLRQTCRDFAEKELVPIAAQLDREHLFPTAQVKKMGELGLLAMDVPEELSGAGLDYLAYSIALEEISRACASTGVIMSVNNSLYLGPILKFGSAQQKQQWITPFTNGDKIGCFALSEPGNGSDAGAASTTAREEGDSWVLNGTKAWITNSWEASATVVFASTDRSRQNKGISAFLVPMPTPGLTLGKKEDKLGIRASSTANLIFEDCRIPKENLLGEPGMGFKIAMQTLDMGRIGIASQALGIAQASLDCAVKYAENRNAFGAPLTKLQNIQFKLADMALALESARLLTWRAAMLKDNKKPFTKESAMAKLAASEAATAISHQAIQILGGMGYVTEMPAERYYRDARITEIYEGTSEIQRLVIAGHLLRSYRS, from the exons ATGGCTGCCGCCTTGCTCGCCCGGGCCCGTGGCCCTCTCCGTAGAG CTCTCGGTGTTCGGGACTGGCGACGGTTACACACTGTTTACCAGTCTGTGGAGCTGCCTGAGACACACCAGATGTTGCGTCAGACATGCCGTGACTTTGCCGAGAAGGAGTTGGTCCCCATTGCGGCCCAGCTGGACAGGGAGCATCTCTTCCCCACAGCTCAG GTTAAGAAGATGGGTGAGCTCGGGCTGCTGGCCATGGATGTGCCAGAGGAGCTGAGTGGTGCAGGCTTGGATTACCTGGCCTACTCCATCGCCCTGGAGGAGATCAGCCGTGCCTGCGCCTCCACGGGAGTTATCATGAGCGTCAACAAT TCTCTCTACTTGGGACCCATTCTGAAGTTTGGATCCGCACAGCAGAAGCAACAGTGGATCACCCCTTTCACCAATGGTGACAAAATCGGCTGTTTTGCCCTCAGTGAGCCAG GCAATGGCAGTGATGCTGGAGCCGCTTCCACCACTGCCCGGGAAGAGGGTGACTCATGGGTCCTCAACGGCACCAAAGCTTGGATCACCAACTCCTGGGAGGCTTCCGCCACGGTGGTATTTGCCAGCACAGACAGGTCCCGGCAGAACAAG GGTATCAGTGCCTTCCTGGTTCCCATGCCAACTCCTGGGCTCACGCTGGGCAAGAAGGAAGACAAGCTGGGCATCCGGGCCTCCTCCACAGCTAACCTCATCTTTGAGGACTGCCGGATCCCCAAGGAGAACCTGCTTGGGGAGCCTGGGATGGGCTTCAAAATAGCCATG CAAACCCTGGACATGGGTCGCATTGGCATCGCCTCCCAGGCCCTGGGCATCGCCCAGGCCTCCCTGGATTGTGCTGTGAAGTATGCCGAGAACCGCAATGCCTTTGGGGCACCGCTCACCAAGCTCCAAAATATCCAG TTCAAGCTGGCAGACATGGCCCTGGCCCTGGAGAGTGCCCGCCTGCTGACCTGGCGTGCTGCCATGTTGAAAGACAACAAGAAACCTTTCACCAAG GAGTCCGCCATGGCCAAACTGGCTGCATCGGAGGCTGCAACCGCCATTAGCCACCAG GCCATCCAGATCCTGGGCGGCATGGGGTATGTGACAGAGATGCCGGCTGAGCGGTACTACCGAGATGCCCGCATCACTGAGATCTACGAAGGGACCAGCGAAATCCAGAGACTGGTGATCGCTGGGCATCTGCTCCGGAGCTACCGGAGCTGA